From the Leucobacter denitrificans genome, one window contains:
- a CDS encoding glycosyltransferase: MRIALVSMHTSPVAAPGSGDAGGMNVVVSEAARALAARGHDVVMVTRETSELRAGEYPVSDKYLATGERTASAGILAVPGSVTLHVLPAGDPALRKEQLPDVVSEFAQGLRALGKFDAVHAHYWLSGVAALEAFGVAGGSTNPPHLTFHTLGAQKNARLAPGDSPEPLVRLEAELELTQRCFVIAASASELDAVEQYCESPRIGSAVVHPGVDTSLFRPRPPFQPQPLAQPQPTRSTSAPLAVEESTDPAHTPGSPLRITVLGRVQPLKGQDLAIRAMGEFARTYPELAASTELVIAGEPTPGAEAYANNLRELCAEYSILDRVRFLPAQTREQAAELLASSALVLVPSHSETFGLTALEAGASGVPILAGGHTGLVEAAPDGVAGVHLADRDPHNWGRGIAALIADPHRRAALGQSARHHAEQHNWAAHAEALERIYARH; this comes from the coding sequence ATGCGGATCGCCCTCGTCTCTATGCACACCTCACCAGTGGCCGCGCCGGGTTCTGGCGACGCGGGCGGAATGAACGTCGTCGTGTCCGAGGCCGCTCGTGCTCTAGCGGCCCGAGGTCACGACGTCGTCATGGTGACGCGCGAAACGAGCGAACTTCGTGCGGGGGAGTACCCAGTCTCAGACAAATACTTGGCCACGGGAGAGCGCACTGCCTCGGCGGGCATTCTGGCAGTGCCCGGGAGCGTTACCTTGCACGTGCTTCCGGCGGGCGACCCTGCACTGCGCAAAGAACAGCTTCCCGATGTCGTCTCCGAGTTTGCACAGGGGCTCAGGGCCCTCGGCAAGTTCGATGCGGTGCACGCGCACTACTGGTTGAGTGGGGTCGCGGCACTCGAAGCCTTTGGGGTCGCAGGTGGATCCACAAACCCTCCACACCTCACCTTTCACACGCTGGGTGCGCAGAAAAATGCGCGACTCGCCCCCGGAGACAGTCCCGAGCCATTGGTACGCCTAGAAGCCGAACTCGAGCTCACACAGCGCTGCTTTGTCATTGCGGCAAGCGCCAGCGAGCTCGACGCGGTTGAGCAGTACTGCGAATCCCCCCGCATCGGCTCTGCCGTCGTGCATCCGGGCGTCGACACCTCGCTGTTTCGGCCGCGACCCCCATTCCAGCCACAGCCTCTGGCTCAGCCCCAACCGACTCGATCAACCTCGGCACCGCTCGCAGTAGAGGAGTCGACCGACCCTGCCCACACGCCAGGCAGCCCTCTGCGCATCACGGTGCTCGGTCGCGTGCAGCCGCTCAAGGGCCAAGATCTCGCGATCCGAGCGATGGGGGAGTTCGCGCGAACCTACCCCGAACTCGCCGCCAGCACCGAGTTGGTCATCGCGGGGGAGCCGACCCCCGGCGCAGAGGCCTATGCCAACAACCTGCGCGAGCTCTGCGCCGAGTATTCAATATTGGATCGCGTGCGCTTTCTCCCTGCCCAGACCCGTGAGCAGGCCGCCGAGCTCCTCGCTTCGAGTGCGCTAGTGCTGGTTCCTTCGCACTCCGAAACCTTCGGCCTCACAGCACTTGAGGCCGGGGCGTCAGGCGTGCCAATCCTCGCGGGCGGTCACACGGGTCTCGTTGAAGCGGCGCCCGATGGTGTGGCGGGTGTGCACTTGGCGGATCGCGATCCACACAACTGGGGGCGAGGGATTGCGGCGCTGATTGCCGATCCACACCGCCGCGCAGCGCTTGGCCAATCAGCCCGCCATCACGCCGAACAACACAATTGGGCCGCGCACGCCGAAGCTCTCGAGCGCATCTACGCCCGCCACTAA
- the rpsF gene encoding 30S ribosomal protein S6: MHTYELMVILDPGIDERTVAPSMDKFLGVIRNAGGEIENVDIWGKRRLAYEINKQSEGIYVVVNFTATPEATAELDRQLGLSEAVLRTKVLRADELIAQRAAKAKRDQAKAARAAKVGA, translated from the coding sequence ATGCATACATACGAACTCATGGTGATCCTCGATCCCGGTATCGATGAGCGCACTGTGGCCCCGAGCATGGACAAGTTCCTCGGCGTTATCCGCAATGCGGGTGGCGAGATCGAGAACGTGGACATCTGGGGCAAGCGCCGTCTCGCATACGAGATCAACAAGCAGTCTGAGGGCATCTACGTCGTCGTGAACTTCACCGCGACCCCTGAGGCAACCGCTGAGCTCGACCGCCAGCTGGGCCTCTCAGAAGCCGTGCTTCGCACCAAGGTGCTGCGTGCCGATGAGCTCATTGCTCAGCGTGCCGCAAAGGCAAAGCGTGACCAGGCTAAGGCCGCTCGCGCTGCTAAGGTTGGCGCATAG
- the ssb gene encoding single-stranded DNA-binding protein: protein MAGEPLITVVGNLVADPEPRVSQAGKSWVTFRIASTPRVRDRQSGEWSDGEALWLGCRAYGEYADNIAATLTKGMRVIVQGRLTQRSYTDNQGQQRTSLDLEVEEVGPSLRFATAQVTRGQARGQVGGFGGGQPQGQSGWAQPQAQAQDNPWTNSGQGAQVSSNSSSDFGGGFDDEQPF, encoded by the coding sequence ATGGCCGGAGAGCCGCTGATCACAGTCGTCGGCAACCTTGTTGCCGATCCCGAGCCTCGCGTGAGCCAGGCCGGCAAGTCGTGGGTGACCTTCAGGATCGCCTCGACCCCGCGCGTGCGTGACCGTCAGTCTGGCGAGTGGTCAGACGGCGAAGCGCTGTGGCTCGGTTGCCGAGCATACGGTGAGTACGCCGACAATATTGCGGCAACACTCACCAAGGGCATGCGCGTTATCGTGCAGGGCCGCCTCACCCAGCGCAGCTACACCGATAACCAGGGGCAGCAGCGCACCTCTCTCGACCTTGAGGTTGAAGAGGTTGGGCCGTCACTCCGCTTCGCGACCGCACAGGTAACGCGCGGTCAGGCACGCGGCCAGGTTGGCGGATTCGGTGGCGGTCAGCCACAGGGCCAGAGCGGCTGGGCTCAGCCGCAGGCACAAGCACAGGACAATCCCTGGACCAACTCGGGTCAGGGCGCGCAGGTCTCATCGAATAGCTCCTCCGACTTCGGTGGCGGCTTCGACGATGAGCAGCCCTTCTAA
- the rpsR gene encoding 30S ribosomal protein S18, which yields MAGKSSGAGRKPARGKNAKAAAPAKKQTVGVIDYKDVATLRKFISERGKIRARRITGVSVQEQRLIAKAVKNAREMALLPYAGSGR from the coding sequence ATGGCAGGCAAGTCAAGCGGCGCAGGCCGCAAGCCGGCTCGCGGCAAGAACGCTAAGGCGGCCGCACCGGCGAAGAAGCAGACCGTTGGCGTCATCGATTACAAAGACGTCGCAACGCTTCGCAAGTTCATTTCTGAGCGTGGAAAGATCCGCGCCCGCCGTATCACCGGCGTGTCCGTTCAGGAGCAGCGTCTGATCGCAAAGGCAGTGAAGAACGCCCGCGAGATGGCTCTCCTCCCCTACGCCGGCTCTGGCCGCTAA
- the rplI gene encoding 50S ribosomal protein L9 has protein sequence MSKVILTHEVRGLGSAGDVVEVKNGYARNYLVPQGFAVNWTRGGGAQVEQIRAAREARALASVEDAQALKAKLQEAGKIRLEVKTGTGGRLFGSVKPTAVAAAIEAAGLGEVDKRKISLPTIKSTGEYKATVHLHEGVDAVVTIQVISQR, from the coding sequence ATGTCGAAAGTTATTCTTACGCACGAGGTCCGTGGCCTCGGTTCCGCGGGTGACGTAGTCGAGGTAAAGAACGGGTACGCCCGCAACTACCTCGTACCCCAGGGTTTCGCAGTGAACTGGACCCGCGGTGGCGGCGCTCAGGTCGAGCAGATCCGTGCGGCACGTGAGGCTCGCGCGCTTGCTTCGGTCGAAGACGCACAGGCGCTCAAGGCGAAGCTTCAAGAGGCCGGCAAGATCCGCCTCGAAGTAAAGACCGGCACTGGTGGCCGCCTCTTCGGCTCGGTAAAGCCCACTGCTGTTGCTGCCGCTATCGAGGCCGCTGGCCTCGGTGAGGTAGACAAGCGCAAGATCTCGCTCCCGACCATCAAGTCGACTGGCGAGTACAAGGCGACCGTGCACCTGCACGAGGGCGTCGATGCTGTGGTGACCATTCAGGTAATCTCACAGCGCTAA
- the dnaB gene encoding replicative DNA helicase: MSIAHLGISQPMDEQRGHEYERTPPYDLLAEQSALGGMLLSKDAVADVTGVLRGDDFYVPKHEVIYDAVLTLYSQGEPTDVITVTDALAKAGDLQRAGGAEYLHTLTSIVPTAANAGFYADIVGEKAVLRRLVEAGTRIVQMGYAAEGEALDLVNIAQSEIYSVTGEAQSEDYVPLSLAVDAAIEEIHRANSTPDGMLGVPTGFSELDAMTNGFAGGQMIIIAARPAMGKSTLALDVARHASVHAAAPTVFFSLEMGRAEIAMRLLAAEATIPMQTLRKGSLDSRDFQKLAATQARIAEAPLYIDDSPNLTLVEIRAKCRRLKQQHGLKMVVIDYLQLLSSGKRVESRQQEVSEFSRALKLLSKELDVPVIALSQLNRASEQRADKMPAISDLRESGSLEQDADMVILLHREASSDRDHPRAGEADFILAKQRNGPTGTVTVAFQGHYSRFQDMPQGM, from the coding sequence GTGTCGATCGCCCATCTTGGAATCTCGCAGCCCATGGACGAGCAGCGAGGCCATGAATACGAACGCACGCCTCCGTACGATCTGCTTGCAGAGCAGAGTGCGCTTGGTGGCATGCTGTTGTCGAAAGACGCCGTCGCTGATGTAACTGGTGTGCTGCGCGGCGATGATTTCTATGTACCTAAGCACGAGGTCATCTACGACGCGGTATTGACGCTGTACTCGCAGGGAGAACCCACCGATGTCATTACGGTGACGGATGCGCTGGCGAAGGCTGGCGACCTGCAGCGCGCTGGTGGGGCTGAGTACCTGCACACGCTCACGAGCATCGTGCCGACCGCGGCAAACGCGGGGTTCTACGCCGACATTGTTGGCGAGAAGGCCGTCTTGCGTCGACTGGTCGAGGCCGGCACTCGCATTGTGCAGATGGGATACGCAGCAGAGGGCGAAGCTCTCGACCTGGTCAATATCGCCCAGTCAGAGATCTACTCGGTTACGGGAGAGGCGCAGAGCGAGGACTATGTTCCGCTGTCACTCGCGGTTGACGCGGCGATCGAGGAGATCCACCGCGCGAACTCAACCCCCGACGGCATGCTCGGTGTGCCAACCGGATTCAGCGAGCTCGACGCCATGACCAACGGATTCGCTGGTGGGCAGATGATCATCATCGCCGCGCGTCCGGCCATGGGTAAATCAACACTCGCGCTCGATGTTGCGCGGCATGCGTCGGTGCACGCGGCTGCGCCGACAGTCTTCTTCTCGCTTGAGATGGGTCGTGCTGAGATTGCGATGCGTTTGCTCGCGGCAGAGGCCACGATCCCCATGCAGACGCTGCGTAAAGGATCGCTTGACAGCCGTGACTTTCAGAAGCTTGCGGCAACTCAGGCGCGAATCGCTGAGGCGCCACTCTACATCGACGACAGCCCGAACCTCACGCTCGTTGAGATTCGGGCGAAGTGCAGAAGGTTGAAGCAACAGCACGGACTCAAGATGGTGGTTATCGACTACCTGCAGCTGCTCTCAAGCGGTAAGCGGGTCGAGAGCCGCCAGCAAGAGGTGAGCGAGTTCTCGCGTGCGCTGAAGCTGCTGTCGAAAGAACTCGACGTGCCGGTCATCGCGCTTTCGCAGCTCAACCGTGCATCCGAGCAACGTGCTGACAAGATGCCCGCGATTAGCGACCTGCGTGAGTCGGGTTCGCTTGAGCAAGACGCCGACATGGTCATTCTGCTGCACCGCGAAGCGTCAAGCGATCGAGATCACCCACGCGCGGGCGAAGCAGACTTCATCCTCGCAAAGCAGCGTAACGGCCCCACCGGCACCGTCACGGTTGCGTTCCAGGGCCACTACTCGCGCTTCCAAGACATGCCGCAGGGTATGTAG
- a CDS encoding DUF308 domain-containing protein, producing MSSSVRGKRAVDPSLLAPRWVRLLRAIVLCVFGFAITFSATLHEDLGFDVAIVSSALVVIGAVHIIEWTKRRGKPGAPVALLLGVVSIVAGILVFTIRLELGLAVVIAAWALICGLLEFVGITVVPGTRSEGALVGFAGLVLALAVLIVREDLVAVVGFFGGYAVLTGVFLGIAAFDPRHSRASSGARQQLSNASVDPKRASDDSVF from the coding sequence ATGAGTTCGTCAGTTCGCGGTAAGCGCGCAGTTGATCCGTCGCTTCTCGCACCCCGCTGGGTGCGTCTGCTTCGCGCGATCGTGCTGTGTGTTTTCGGCTTTGCGATCACGTTCTCTGCAACGCTCCACGAGGATCTGGGCTTTGACGTCGCAATCGTCTCTTCGGCTCTCGTGGTTATTGGCGCTGTGCACATCATTGAGTGGACGAAGCGCCGGGGCAAGCCCGGCGCACCAGTCGCGCTCTTGCTCGGAGTGGTCTCGATCGTTGCGGGCATCTTGGTCTTTACGATCCGCCTCGAACTTGGCCTTGCGGTTGTGATTGCCGCGTGGGCGCTCATATGTGGGCTGCTTGAGTTCGTGGGCATCACAGTTGTTCCAGGTACTCGCTCTGAAGGTGCACTCGTTGGCTTCGCGGGGCTAGTGCTCGCACTCGCCGTGCTGATCGTGCGAGAAGATCTCGTCGCCGTTGTCGGCTTCTTCGGCGGTTACGCCGTGCTTACCGGGGTGTTCTTGGGCATTGCCGCCTTTGACCCCCGCCATTCTCGTGCAAGCAGCGGAGCTCGCCAGCAGTTGTCAAATGCATCAGTTGATCCCAAGAGAGCGAGCGATGACTCAGTCTTCTGA
- a CDS encoding ABC transporter ATP-binding protein → MTQSSDPKPQDPIIPTRRDRLKPLELLGFSGVLAVFAGLIVLMASRSWVLALIFAVITFIASVMMVALVGLGKKPSDEDVEARKDLQKPDADWH, encoded by the coding sequence ATGACTCAGTCTTCTGACCCTAAGCCCCAAGATCCGATCATCCCAACCCGTAGAGATCGACTCAAGCCACTCGAGCTTCTCGGTTTCTCGGGTGTGCTCGCGGTGTTTGCTGGTCTCATCGTGCTTATGGCGTCGCGTTCGTGGGTGCTTGCGCTCATTTTTGCGGTGATCACCTTTATCGCAAGCGTGATGATGGTTGCCCTGGTTGGCCTGGGCAAGAAGCCTTCAGACGAAGACGTAGAGGCGCGCAAAGATCTGCAGAAGCCTGACGCCGACTGGCACTAG
- a CDS encoding DUF998 domain-containing protein: MNEVEQALRRQVEALLATGACFLLGLLSGTVILWGDSRPFTGPSSVILIVALVTGVIAAAAFSVSAIRHRSGEARPMPHWQVFVSTVSTAAVAFTLGGVSGLGVLLFGEVLEIGLQGLEVGAVGGGIFVGIAAAVAGRFAFQTGVSVSTRNLTSLLFAFLIIGTLFAMTTATDPTWWQRNFSQLGTGESAFAFNGTLMIAGALVSTIGSYIGRDLHRLLGDGQLRRIGATVLLWAFAGLALAAVGMLPIYLLPLPHAIVAFLTLGLLIASAILTATTLPDPPLALRIVTAVSVVIAVGAFVVTFVVPLISVTVLESLVVGVMLLWLTTLTRVLCILVPNVSRPSRRHQLIAARP, from the coding sequence ATGAACGAGGTCGAGCAGGCCCTTCGACGCCAAGTTGAAGCCCTTTTGGCGACCGGAGCGTGCTTCTTGCTTGGCTTGCTCTCGGGCACGGTGATCTTGTGGGGTGATTCGCGCCCGTTTACGGGTCCAAGTTCGGTGATCCTAATCGTGGCGCTCGTCACCGGAGTTATTGCTGCCGCGGCGTTCAGCGTGAGCGCGATACGGCATCGAAGCGGCGAGGCACGACCGATGCCGCACTGGCAGGTTTTCGTATCTACGGTGTCTACGGCTGCGGTGGCCTTTACTCTCGGCGGTGTGTCCGGCCTAGGGGTGCTGCTCTTCGGGGAGGTTCTCGAAATTGGGTTGCAAGGTCTTGAGGTCGGCGCTGTCGGAGGCGGCATCTTTGTGGGCATCGCTGCTGCCGTGGCCGGTCGGTTCGCGTTCCAGACCGGGGTGAGCGTGAGCACACGCAACCTCACTTCCCTGCTTTTCGCATTTTTGATAATCGGCACCCTGTTCGCCATGACGACCGCCACCGACCCAACGTGGTGGCAGCGAAACTTCTCGCAATTGGGTACTGGGGAGAGCGCTTTCGCGTTCAATGGCACGCTCATGATCGCAGGAGCGCTGGTTTCGACAATTGGCTCCTACATTGGCCGGGATTTGCACCGGCTTCTCGGGGATGGTCAGCTGCGTCGGATCGGGGCAACTGTGCTGCTCTGGGCGTTCGCAGGTCTAGCGCTCGCCGCTGTTGGCATGCTTCCGATCTACCTGCTGCCGCTTCCGCACGCAATCGTCGCATTCCTCACACTCGGATTACTCATCGCTTCGGCAATCCTCACTGCGACGACCCTGCCCGATCCGCCATTGGCGCTCCGGATCGTCACCGCAGTTTCAGTGGTCATCGCTGTTGGTGCGTTCGTAGTCACCTTCGTCGTGCCGCTCATCTCGGTAACCGTGCTTGAGAGCCTGGTCGTTGGCGTTATGTTGCTCTGGCTCACCACATTGACGCGAGTCCTCTGCATTCTGGTGCCGAACGTGTCACGTCCATCACGTCGTCACCAGCTGATCGCTGCACGCCCGTAG